In Carya illinoinensis cultivar Pawnee chromosome 10, C.illinoinensisPawnee_v1, whole genome shotgun sequence, one DNA window encodes the following:
- the LOC122278219 gene encoding uncharacterized protein LOC122278219: MSWIRTAVNKAVEAGGRNNITRTVRNYAGYAVSEGVKIIHDRIGPGNLKSFKLTVKRLEEVSVSCRGTERVQLLRRWLVALKEIESLSVVSREDIEKSPEEQLASDESNASPRKAALVYYVDCDMGGELRNFRDAFLQSQALEGITLSMILEAPNEEEVSLLLEIYGLCLSGGKEVHNAIMSSVQDLAKAFSGYQDEVLVKREELLQYAQGAITGLKMNADLERIDAEAGSLKEKLDKLNGSQCPGEGCERSPEETTSAVAEAPQGAIAQIQLCFQLEALLLRKKSLSIGDSPALHAEKVDKLKVLSESLANSTSKAEKRILDHRSQKEEALNFRVAKANEVTQLEKELMVEIGELEKQRDELEAKLKKVKNSLAVANARLNNVREERENFDEASSEILAHLKTKEDELLRSISYCRAERNVVDTWITFLEDTWVHQTLYTEQREMQVNGELERYGDNFVNLVINLLSTYKEMLRPSIADTRKLVDDLGPSQGSEISPSKDDESSKVTNPRKKLEEKYLNIEAKFVTTLSVVDTMKRQFCNQSEGIFRKDDQKVKELFDDLEKIKEEFESIARPKLEIETPTRKLETPSSNGPHQSPFLDSKQKTVTLEEKQDEAMTKRLNALDSEAEPTKEELEFGHVSGDELAEEICDWEFDAIEQDLKASS, encoded by the exons ATGTCGTGGATAAGAACAGCGGTGAACAAAGCAGTGGAAGCTGGGGGCAGGAACAACATTACTCGCACCGTCCGCAACTACGCCGGCTATGCCGTCTCCGAGGGCGTCAAGATCATCCATGACCGCATT GGTCCTGGGAATTTGAAAAGCTTTAAGCTCACCGTGAAACGATTGGAAGAGGTTTCTGTGTCGTGTAGAGGGACAGAGAGAGTTCAATTACTGAGAAGGTGGTTGGTGGCCCTTAAAGAAATAGAGAGTCTATCCGTGGTTTCTCGAGAGGACATAGAAAAAAGTCCCGAAGAACAGCTTGCTTCTGATGAATCTAATGCCTCTCCAAGAAAAGCTGCTTTG GTTTATTATGTTGACTGTGACATGGGTGGTGAACTTAGGAATTTTCGTGATGCCTTTCTTCAAAGTCAAGCTCTTGAAGGTATAACGTTGTCCATG ATTCTTGAAGCACCAAACGAGGAAGAAGTTTCACTACTTCTGGAGATATATGG GCTCTGTCTTTCAGGAGGAAAGGAAGTTCACAATGCAATAATGAGCAGTGTACAGGATTTGGCGAAAGCATTCTCAGGCTACCAAGATGAAGTACTG GTTAAGCGAGAAGAGTTGCTGCAATATGCTCAAGGTGCAATTACAGGGTTGAAAATGAATGCTGATCTTGAAAG AATAGATGCTGAAGCTGGTAGTCTAAAGGAAAAACTGGATAAACTGAATGGATCCCAGTGTCCAGGCGAAGGTTGTGAAAGATCACCTGAAGAAACGACTTCTGCAGTGGCAGAG GCTCCACAAGGAGCAATTGCACAAATTCAACTATGTTTCCAGTTGGAGGCACTTTTACTGAGGAAAAAGTCCTTGAGCATTGGTGATTCTCCTGCACTTCATGCTGAAAAG GTTGATAAATTGAAAGTATTATCGGAATCTCTGGCTAACTCTACCTCAAAAGCTGAAAAGCGGATTTTAGACCACAG GTCTCAGAAAGAAGAAGCTCTCAATTTTCGTGTGGCTAAAGCCAATGAAGTTACCCAGCTTGAGAAG GAACTGATGGTAGAAATTGGAGAACTTGAAAAGCAAAGAGATGAACTTGAAGCTAAATTGAAGAAG GTCAAGAACTCTTTGGCTGTTGCTAATGCACGGTTAAACAATgtgagagaagaaagagagaatttTGATGAAGCAAGTAGTGAGATTCTTGCACACTTGAAAACAAAG GAAGACGAGCTGTTGAGATCCATTTCTTATTGCCGAGCAGAAAGAAATGTTGTCGATACGTGGATCACTTTTCTGGAAGATACCTGGGTTCACCAGACCTTGTATACTGAGCAACGGGAGATGCAGGTCAA TGGTGAACTGGAGAGATATGGAGACAACTTTGTGAATCTGGTTATTAATCTTCTCTCTACTTACAAG GAAATGTTGAGGCCTTCCATAGCTGATACCAGGAAACTTGTGGACGACTTGGGTCCTAGTCAAGG GTCTGAAATATCTCCTAGCAAAGATGACGAAAGTTCAAAAGTGACAAATCCAAGAAAAAAGctagaagaaaaatatttgaatattgaagCCAAG TTCGTAACCACTTTAAGTGTTGTGGACACAATGAAAAGGCAGTTTTGCAATCAGAGTGAAGGCATTTTCAG AAAAGATGATCAGAAGGTCAAAGAGCTGTTTGATGACctggagaaaataaaagaagaatttGAATCAATTGCAAGACCGAAATTAGAAATCGAGACTCCAACTCGAAAGTTAGAGACACCATCCAGCAATGGTCCCCATCAAAGTCCGTTCCTTGACTCAAAACAGAAGACTGTGACTTTGGAAGAGAAACAAGATGAGGCCATGACTAAGAGACTGAATGCATTGGACTCTGAGGCAGAGCCGACAAAAGAAGAGCTGGAATTTGGGCATGTTAGTGGAGATGAATTGGCAGAGGAGATTTGTGACTGGGAGTTTGATGCTATTGAACAGGACCTAAAAGCCAGCAGCTGA